In Arcobacter sp. CECT 8983, a single window of DNA contains:
- a CDS encoding rhodanese-like domain-containing protein, producing the protein MKAKSLLKSLVILSLLVSSVLANDSTNLTKASAKVQSIINKFKLEIVDYNYTKAKIGKGTHNSAKAILVDARPNKKYKVGTIPSAINIPDTDYKEFVNQLKDTAKNKEIIVFCGGWNCGKSPKVANMLKKDGFTNVKLYQAGEPEWSKRNYKEVHLVVTKAAQANNSAVLIDARPYKMFLAETIAGAISIPDTKVEELKGRFPIHQNEKIIVFCGGYKCAKSHKVANKLISMGYRDVNVFAGGLPKWKKAGLSTTKSAGEATSKKASAKPMISENGAKLGLDEGSIDGEWLNGFIKENKVPDFIQIVDVTDPSEFKNGHIKGAINIPAEKLSAKQLYAKLPKGKTIVFNCTAGGRSIEAWTKLKEAKFDVSEIFYFDANVDCKGTKCKIEVNEALGI; encoded by the coding sequence ATGAAAGCAAAAAGTTTATTAAAAAGTTTAGTTATTCTAAGTTTACTAGTAAGTAGTGTTTTAGCAAATGATTCAACTAATTTAACAAAGGCAAGTGCAAAAGTTCAAAGTATTATTAATAAGTTCAAGTTAGAGATTGTTGATTATAACTACACAAAGGCAAAGATTGGTAAGGGAACTCATAATAGTGCAAAAGCTATTTTAGTAGATGCAAGACCAAATAAAAAGTATAAAGTAGGAACTATTCCAAGCGCAATTAATATTCCTGATACTGATTATAAAGAGTTTGTAAATCAATTGAAAGATACAGCTAAAAATAAAGAAATCATTGTTTTTTGTGGTGGTTGGAATTGTGGTAAATCTCCCAAAGTAGCTAATATGCTTAAAAAAGATGGTTTTACAAATGTAAAACTATATCAAGCAGGAGAACCTGAGTGGTCTAAGAGAAACTATAAAGAAGTTCATTTAGTAGTAACAAAAGCTGCACAAGCAAATAATAGTGCAGTACTTATTGATGCAAGACCTTATAAAATGTTTTTAGCAGAAACAATTGCAGGTGCAATATCTATTCCTGATACAAAAGTAGAAGAGTTAAAAGGAAGATTTCCTATTCATCAAAATGAAAAAATTATTGTATTTTGTGGTGGATATAAATGTGCAAAATCACATAAGGTAGCAAATAAACTTATCTCAATGGGATATAGAGATGTAAATGTATTTGCAGGTGGACTTCCTAAGTGGAAAAAGGCTGGCTTAAGTACTACAAAAAGTGCAGGAGAAGCGACTTCTAAAAAAGCATCTGCTAAACCAATGATAAGTGAAAATGGTGCTAAACTTGGTTTAGATGAAGGAAGTATTGATGGGGAATGGCTAAATGGCTTTATTAAAGAAAATAAAGTACCTGACTTTATTCAAATAGTTGATGTAACAGATCCAAGTGAGTTTAAAAATGGACATATAAAAGGTGCTATAAATATCCCAGCGGAAAAATTATCAGCAAAACAGCTATATGCAAAACTACCAAAGGGTAAAACTATTGTATTTAATTGTACAGCAGGAGGTAGATCAATTGAAGCATGGACAAAACTAAAAGAAGCAAAATTTGATGTAAGTGAAATTTTCTATTTTGATGCAAATGTTGATTGTAAAGGTACTAAGTGTAAAATTGAAGTAAATGAGGCTTTAGGTATTTAA
- the rplT gene encoding 50S ribosomal protein L20 — MPRVKTGVVRRRRHKKVLKQARGFFSGRRKHFRKAKEQLERSLVYAYRDRRQKKRDIRKLWIVRINAACRLNDINYSRFMNGLKLANIELDRKILADFAMNDAEAFSALVAKAKEALAA, encoded by the coding sequence ATGCCTAGAGTAAAAACTGGTGTAGTTAGAAGAAGAAGACATAAAAAAGTTTTAAAGCAAGCTAGAGGATTTTTCTCAGGAAGAAGAAAGCACTTTAGAAAAGCAAAAGAGCAATTAGAACGTTCTTTAGTATATGCTTATAGAGATAGAAGACAAAAGAAAAGAGATATTAGAAAGCTTTGGATCGTAAGAATCAACGCTGCTTGTAGATTAAATGATATTAACTACTCAAGATTCATGAATGGATTAAAATTAGCTAACATTGAGTTAGATAGAAAAATCCTAGCAGACTTTGCTATGAATGATGCAGAAGCTTTTTCAGCATTAGTTGCAAAAGCAAAAGAAGCATTAGCAGCATAA
- the rpmI gene encoding 50S ribosomal protein L35, protein MPKMKSNSGALKRFKVKKNGSIVRGSAFRSHILTKMSQKRKRALRGPQTVAATDATRVKRMLCQA, encoded by the coding sequence ATGCCAAAGATGAAATCAAACAGTGGTGCTTTAAAGAGATTTAAAGTAAAAAAGAATGGTTCTATTGTAAGAGGATCAGCTTTTAGAAGCCACATCTTAACTAAGATGAGTCAAAAAAGAAAAAGAGCTCTTAGAGGGCCTCAAACTGTAGCTGCAACTGATGCAACTAGAGTTAAAAGAATGTTATGCCAAGCATAA
- the infC gene encoding translation initiation factor IF-3, whose amino-acid sequence MNEDIKCSEVRCTGDDGTNYGIISTADAMNAADEQGLDLVLIAPDAKPPVAKIMNYGKFKYQQEKKKKEAKKKQKVIVVKEVKFSVKIAENDINYKVKHAIEFLEKGYHVKCRVFLKGREMAHPEAGAEVLERVWPMLEEYGVRDAAPKQEGRFVNMMVLPKENKK is encoded by the coding sequence ATGAATGAGGACATCAAATGTTCAGAAGTTAGATGTACAGGAGATGATGGAACAAACTATGGAATCATCTCTACAGCAGATGCAATGAATGCGGCTGATGAGCAAGGACTAGACTTAGTACTTATTGCACCAGATGCAAAACCACCTGTAGCAAAAATCATGAATTACGGTAAGTTTAAATACCAACAAGAAAAGAAGAAAAAAGAAGCAAAGAAAAAGCAAAAAGTAATTGTAGTTAAAGAAGTAAAATTCTCTGTAAAAATTGCAGAAAATGATATTAATTATAAAGTAAAACATGCTATTGAATTCTTAGAAAAAGGTTACCACGTAAAATGTAGAGTTTTCCTAAAAGGAAGAGAAATGGCTCATCCAGAAGCTGGTGCAGAAGTACTTGAAAGAGTATGGCCTATGCTTGAAGAGTATGGAGTAAGAGATGCTGCTCCTAAACAAGAGGGAAGATTTGTTAATATGATGGTTCTTCCTAAAGAAAATAAAAAATAA
- the thrS gene encoding threonine--tRNA ligase: MEPIGILKEGQIYDLQTAEALNLSGDEIKADNSPESLEILRHSCAHLMAQAIKELYPDAKFFVGPVVKEGFYYDFKTEEKISEEDLPKIEKKMKELANAKLPIERYEASREEIQTKFANDELKQAVLSNITDDTLTLYKQGEFEDLCRGPHVPNTRMIRSFKLTRVAGAYLGGNEENEMITRIYGIAFFDKKELNDYVRMLEEAKKRDHRKLGTELELFTFSDDVGAGLPMWLPNGARLRSKLEHILYKAHRIRGYEPVRGPELLKSKMWDISGHNANYSQNMYYTTIDEQQYAMKPMNCVGHIQIFKNSLVSYKDLPKKLFEYGVVHRHEMSGAMHGLFRVREFTQDDSHIFCTQDQMKDVIFEVLEFVDSLLKLFDFKYEIEVSTKPEKAIGDDMFWEKTTKGIMDALDEKAISYGIDEGGGAFYGPKIDIKILDAIGRKWQCGTVQVDMNLPSRFEAEFINEKGEKEQPVMIHRAILGSFERFIGILTEHCAGEFPFVIAPTQVIFVPIADTHVEYAKSLQKELLNNEIDSKIFDMNESLNKRIRMAEKQRVPMIIVVGDEEVANETVALRDRRKREQSNMSKNEFINMLNEIKSGSKI, from the coding sequence TTGGAACCGATTGGTATATTAAAAGAAGGGCAGATATACGACCTTCAAACAGCGGAGGCTTTAAACTTAAGTGGAGATGAGATTAAAGCTGACAACTCTCCTGAATCTCTTGAAATATTAAGACATTCATGTGCTCACTTAATGGCACAAGCTATTAAAGAACTATACCCAGATGCGAAATTCTTCGTAGGACCTGTAGTAAAAGAAGGTTTTTACTACGACTTTAAAACCGAAGAAAAAATCTCAGAAGAAGATCTTCCAAAGATTGAAAAAAAGATGAAAGAGTTAGCAAATGCTAAACTTCCTATTGAGAGATATGAAGCATCAAGAGAAGAAATTCAAACTAAATTTGCTAATGACGAATTAAAGCAAGCAGTTCTTTCTAATATCACAGATGATACATTAACTCTTTATAAACAAGGTGAATTTGAAGATTTATGTAGAGGACCTCATGTACCTAATACAAGAATGATTAGAAGCTTCAAACTTACAAGAGTTGCAGGTGCATACTTAGGTGGTAATGAAGAAAATGAAATGATTACTAGAATCTATGGTATTGCTTTCTTTGATAAAAAAGAGCTAAATGATTACGTAAGAATGCTTGAAGAAGCTAAAAAAAGAGACCATAGAAAACTAGGAACTGAATTAGAACTTTTCACATTTAGTGATGATGTGGGTGCAGGTCTTCCAATGTGGCTACCAAATGGAGCACGTCTAAGATCAAAACTAGAACATATCTTATATAAAGCGCATAGAATAAGAGGATATGAACCAGTACGTGGTCCTGAACTACTTAAATCTAAGATGTGGGATATTTCAGGGCACAATGCTAACTATAGTCAAAATATGTACTATACTACTATTGATGAACAACAATATGCAATGAAACCAATGAACTGTGTTGGTCATATTCAAATATTTAAAAACTCTTTAGTATCATATAAAGACTTACCAAAAAAACTTTTTGAATATGGTGTTGTTCATAGACATGAGATGTCTGGTGCTATGCATGGACTATTCAGAGTTAGAGAATTTACTCAAGATGATTCACACATTTTTTGTACGCAAGATCAAATGAAAGATGTAATCTTTGAAGTTTTAGAATTTGTTGATTCTTTACTAAAATTATTTGATTTTAAATATGAAATTGAAGTTTCTACAAAACCAGAAAAAGCAATTGGTGATGATATGTTTTGGGAAAAGACAACAAAAGGTATCATGGATGCACTTGATGAAAAAGCTATTTCTTATGGTATTGATGAAGGTGGTGGAGCATTCTATGGTCCTAAAATTGACATTAAAATTCTAGATGCTATCGGAAGAAAATGGCAATGTGGTACTGTTCAAGTAGATATGAACTTACCAAGTAGATTTGAAGCTGAATTTATCAATGAAAAAGGTGAGAAAGAACAACCAGTAATGATTCATAGAGCAATCCTTGGTTCATTTGAAAGATTTATCGGAATCTTAACTGAACACTGTGCTGGTGAGTTCCCATTTGTAATTGCACCAACACAAGTTATTTTTGTTCCAATTGCAGATACTCATGTAGAGTATGCAAAATCATTACAAAAAGAGCTTTTAAATAATGAAATTGATTCAAAGATATTTGATATGAATGAGTCATTAAATAAAAGAATTAGAATGGCTGAAAAGCAAAGAGTTCCAATGATTATTGTTGTTGGAGATGAAGAGGTTGCAAATGAGACTGTAGCATTAAGAGATAGAAGAAAAAGAGAACAGTCAAATATGAGCAAAAATGAATTTATTAATATGTTAAACGAAATCAAATCAGGGAGTAAAATTTGA
- a CDS encoding rhodanese-like domain-containing protein gives MKALVFKLLALFVIVSVAQSQELKVIKFPEAKKLFENKEALFLDARAEKLYKRGTILGSLNLPVNRFQKSIAFLPNDKNAKVVSFCNGFKCEKSDELAHLLQKAGYTNVLVYKGGYPEWKEKSMPLMALKTESDEPKVEESKGEKYQVKGTTIYLGQDKGMIDQFWFEKVVLENLPKNIQLVDIRKEKDFKEGHIKGAINAPWDSKNEKIDLSQISDDKIIVFYCNTGMQSAEAALSLKNRVGKDVFYFDANVTCNKNNCKVEANENL, from the coding sequence ATGAAAGCATTAGTATTTAAGTTATTAGCGCTATTTGTAATAGTTTCAGTAGCACAGTCACAAGAGTTAAAAGTAATCAAATTTCCAGAAGCAAAAAAACTTTTTGAAAATAAAGAAGCTTTGTTTTTAGATGCAAGGGCTGAAAAACTTTATAAAAGAGGAACTATTTTAGGAAGTTTAAATTTACCAGTAAATAGATTTCAAAAGAGTATTGCATTTTTACCAAATGATAAAAATGCAAAAGTAGTATCTTTTTGTAATGGCTTTAAATGTGAGAAATCAGATGAATTAGCACATCTTTTACAAAAAGCAGGTTATACAAACGTTTTAGTATATAAAGGTGGTTATCCTGAGTGGAAAGAAAAATCAATGCCACTTATGGCTTTAAAGACAGAATCAGACGAACCAAAAGTAGAAGAATCAAAAGGTGAAAAATATCAAGTTAAAGGAACAACTATTTATCTTGGGCAAGATAAAGGAATGATTGATCAATTCTGGTTTGAGAAAGTTGTTTTAGAAAATTTACCTAAAAATATTCAATTAGTAGATATTAGAAAAGAAAAAGATTTTAAAGAAGGTCATATAAAAGGTGCAATAAATGCTCCTTGGGATTCAAAAAATGAAAAAATTGATCTATCACAAATATCTGATGATAAAATAATTGTTTTTTATTGTAATACAGGGATGCAATCAGCAGAAGCAGCTTTAAGTTTAAAAAATAGAGTAGGCAAAGATGTTTTCTATTTTGATGCTAATGTAACTTGTAACAAAAACAATTGTAAAGTTGAAGCAAATGAGAATCTATAA
- a CDS encoding cytochrome C: MTKLLKLSMAAVLLLGVASTTASADARKGQKIFIKKFKSKCGFNGAKFAAKHSQDEWSSINEAGNFKKEMITICPDVKEADIKDSWVPHLYDFSYEYANDSGNVPSC; the protein is encoded by the coding sequence ATGACAAAGTTACTTAAACTTTCAATGGCAGCAGTTCTATTATTAGGTGTTGCTTCTACAACTGCTTCAGCAGATGCAAGGAAGGGTCAAAAAATTTTTATAAAGAAATTTAAATCTAAATGTGGATTTAATGGTGCTAAATTTGCAGCAAAACACTCTCAAGATGAATGGTCTTCAATCAATGAAGCTGGAAATTTTAAAAAAGAGATGATTACAATTTGTCCAGATGTTAAAGAAGCTGATATTAAAGATTCATGGGTTCCACATCTTTATGATTTTTCATATGAGTACGCTAATGATTCAGGGAATGTTCCTTCTTGTTAA
- a CDS encoding NFACT RNA binding domain-containing protein encodes MKYYILKEIVKYLQEKAQVVKHISRIDNNLIIIEFNNKNQVYFDMSKGKSYIYKKRGEKASKKDFNAPFDVVLQKRFVNSKIENIDIYNEDKIINIKVNSSSSYKKLTTILQLEFTGKHTNAIILDEDRIILEALRHIDEFASSRVVKVGIKLDEVPKQDFIPKIESLDDVEEHLYKVYENIETQNLENHRRQKVSQVNKKLKKLQKTLDNLPKKEDLEEESTSLYEKANLILANLHTIKPYQEVLKTYNYEGKEVEIKLDTRYLASTYSNDLFKKAKRAKQKANNIKIEKSNLEEKVEFLKRLINNINSCKTIDEIEFLLPKKQKNQARTKKSQNYESFFYEGYKIMLGTNERENIYLLENSKASDFWFHIKDAPSSHVIVQNSKKTIPENVIEKAAKICAQFSTDYEGTYSIDYTQRRNVKIQHGANVLYNPYTTINVKI; translated from the coding sequence TTGAAATACTATATTCTAAAAGAGATTGTAAAATACTTACAAGAAAAAGCCCAAGTTGTAAAACATATAAGTAGAATTGATAACAATTTAATTATAATTGAATTTAATAATAAAAATCAAGTATATTTTGATATGAGTAAAGGGAAAAGTTATATTTATAAAAAAAGAGGAGAAAAAGCCTCTAAAAAAGATTTTAATGCACCCTTTGATGTTGTTCTACAAAAAAGATTTGTTAATTCAAAAATAGAAAATATAGATATTTATAATGAGGATAAGATTATAAATATAAAAGTAAATTCTTCTTCTTCATATAAAAAATTAACTACTATTTTACAATTAGAATTTACTGGAAAACATACAAATGCAATTATTTTAGATGAAGATAGAATAATTTTAGAAGCTTTAAGACACATAGATGAATTTGCTTCAAGTAGAGTAGTTAAAGTTGGAATAAAACTTGATGAAGTTCCAAAACAAGATTTTATCCCCAAAATAGAAAGTCTTGATGATGTAGAAGAGCATTTATATAAAGTATATGAAAATATTGAGACTCAAAATTTAGAAAACCATAGACGACAAAAAGTAAGTCAAGTAAATAAAAAGCTAAAAAAACTGCAAAAGACTTTGGATAACTTGCCTAAAAAAGAGGATTTAGAAGAAGAGTCTACCTCTTTATATGAGAAAGCAAATTTAATACTTGCAAATTTACACACAATAAAACCTTATCAAGAAGTTTTAAAAACTTATAATTATGAAGGAAAAGAAGTAGAAATAAAACTTGATACAAGATACTTAGCCTCAACTTATTCAAATGATTTGTTTAAAAAAGCAAAAAGAGCAAAACAAAAAGCAAATAATATAAAAATTGAGAAATCTAATTTAGAGGAAAAAGTGGAGTTTTTAAAAAGACTTATAAATAATATAAATTCTTGTAAAACAATTGATGAAATAGAGTTTTTACTTCCTAAAAAACAAAAAAATCAAGCCCGTACAAAAAAAAGTCAAAACTATGAAAGCTTTTTTTATGAAGGATATAAAATAATGCTTGGAACAAATGAAAGAGAAAATATATATTTATTGGAAAACTCAAAGGCAAGTGATTTTTGGTTTCATATAAAAGATGCCCCTTCTTCCCATGTAATAGTTCAAAATAGTAAGAAAACTATTCCAGAAAATGTGATTGAAAAAGCTGCAAAAATATGTGCTCAATTCTCAACTGATTATGAAGGAACTTATAGTATAGATTATACACAAAGAAGAAATGTAAAAATACAACATGGTGCAAATGTTTTATATAATCCATATACTACAATAAATGTAAAAATATAA
- a CDS encoding CsgG/HfaB family protein, with protein MNLKNSSIALVGFLVLFSGCSTSSYSVKKVDQSTVVKPKVIKKPIEKSLKRKVAIARFTNEAQYGKSALFGLNNTYKAEKQATDILSAKLTRTNKFILLERDDLDLINKELNYQKLDSMNIGANYLVVGSITEFGRKNLSDTGVFSRKKVQIAYAKVSIRLVDVKTGQIIFAQEGSGESKSEAGTAFGVGKHVGYDSTLNDKAISAAISSVVDGLLSNLLNKPWRSYVLSSKKGNVIIAGGAKQGIKVNDEFNVYKKGETIKNPQTGMNIELPGEKVATIKVVTTFGNTYTDEGSVCRIVSGNIAKYKAKDLYVEK; from the coding sequence ATGAATTTAAAGAATTCATCAATTGCTTTAGTTGGCTTTTTAGTTTTATTTTCTGGGTGCAGTACATCTTCTTATTCAGTAAAAAAAGTAGATCAATCAACTGTTGTTAAACCTAAGGTTATAAAAAAACCTATTGAAAAATCATTAAAAAGAAAAGTTGCAATTGCAAGATTTACAAATGAAGCACAATATGGAAAGTCTGCTTTATTTGGTTTAAACAATACTTACAAGGCTGAAAAACAAGCAACTGATATTTTATCAGCAAAACTTACTCGAACAAACAAGTTTATATTACTTGAAAGAGATGATTTAGATCTCATCAATAAAGAATTGAACTATCAAAAGTTAGATTCAATGAATATAGGCGCTAATTACTTGGTTGTAGGCTCTATCACAGAGTTTGGTAGGAAAAACCTTTCTGATACTGGTGTTTTTTCAAGAAAGAAAGTTCAAATTGCATATGCAAAAGTTAGTATAAGATTAGTTGATGTTAAAACTGGACAAATAATCTTTGCACAAGAAGGTTCTGGGGAATCTAAAAGTGAAGCTGGAACGGCATTTGGTGTTGGTAAACATGTAGGTTACGATTCTACATTAAACGACAAAGCTATTTCTGCTGCAATTAGTAGTGTTGTTGATGGATTACTTTCAAATCTTTTAAATAAACCTTGGCGTTCATATGTTTTATCATCTAAAAAAGGTAATGTAATTATTGCAGGTGGTGCAAAACAGGGAATCAAAGTAAATGATGAGTTTAATGTTTATAAAAAAGGTGAAACAATTAAAAATCCACAAACTGGCATGAATATAGAACTACCTGGTGAAAAAGTTGCAACAATTAAAGTAGTAACAACTTTTGGTAATACATATACTGATGAGGGTAGTGTTTGTAGAATTGTTTCAGGAAACATAGCTAAATATAAAGCAAAGGATTTATATGTTGAAAAATAG
- a CDS encoding DUF4810 domain-containing protein, whose amino-acid sequence MTFKNIFLIILLTLFFIGCGANKQIPPIYTWNNYVESSSEYGVKGHEKEVFEKHVAELQKIILDSKEQHKRVAPGIYAELGQLLYQSGKKAKAKEYFILEKTTYSESTVFMDRVIAKLYGEEK is encoded by the coding sequence ATGACTTTTAAAAATATTTTTCTAATTATATTGCTAACACTTTTTTTTATAGGATGTGGTGCAAATAAGCAAATTCCTCCTATTTATACTTGGAATAACTATGTAGAAAGCTCTAGTGAATATGGAGTAAAAGGACATGAAAAAGAAGTATTCGAGAAACATGTTGCTGAATTACAAAAAATTATTTTAGATTCTAAAGAACAACATAAAAGAGTAGCTCCAGGTATTTATGCTGAACTAGGACAATTACTTTATCAAAGTGGAAAAAAAGCAAAAGCAAAAGAGTATTTTATACTAGAAAAAACTACTTACTCTGAATCAACAGTATTTATGGATAGAGTAATAGCAAAACTATATGGAGAAGAGAAGTGA